From Pagrus major chromosome 2, Pma_NU_1.0, one genomic window encodes:
- the LOC141016176 gene encoding extracellular calcium-sensing receptor-like, whose product MHKPGDVVLGGLFEVHYSSVFPEWTFTSEPQQPSCKGFDTLGFRHAMSMAFTIDEINKNSNLLPNVTLGYSLYDNCGALVVGFSGGLSLASGREEQFLLQQNCVGSPPVLGIVGDSPSTFSIATSNVLGLYKMPIVSYFSTCSCLSDRQRFPSFFRTIPSDAFQVRAMIQILKHFGWTWVGLLVSDDDYGLHVARSFQSDLAQSGGGCLAYLEVLPWDSDPSELRRIVHLLKTSTARVVMVFAHEFHMIHLMEEVVRQNVTGRQWIASEAWTSAAVLQTARLMPYLSGTLGIAIRRGEIPGLREFLLQMHPDQNDNGNNMVRQFWEYTFQCRFAPPPAGWLEAGGALCTGEEDIESVDSEFLDLSNLRPEYNIYKAVYALAYALSDMLQCEPGRGPFSGHSCATLQTLEPWQLVHYLQKVNFTTPFGDQVSFDENGDALPIYDIVNWLWLPDGRTKVQNVGVVKRSDHKGEELTIDEDKIFWNFELNKPPQSVCSESCPPGTRMARKKGEPVCCFDCIPCSEGKISNKTDSMECTSCPEDFWSSTQRDHCVPKKTEFLSYHEPLGICLTAASLLGTFFCVITLGIFTYHRRTPMVRANNSELSFLLLVSLKLCFLCSLLFIGRPRLWTCQLRHAAFGISFVLSVSCILVKTMVVLAVFKASKPGGGASLKWFGTMQQRGTVIVLTSIQAAICTAWLVSSSPAPYKNTQYHNDKIVYECIVGSTVGFAVLLGYIGLLATLSFLLAFLARNLPDNFNEAKLITFSMLIFCAVWVAFVPAYVNSPGKYADAVEVFAILASSFGLLLALFGPKCYIILLRPERNTKKAIMGRGTTKS is encoded by the exons ATGCACAAACCGGGCGATGTGGTTCTAGGTGGGCTGTTTGAGGTCCACTACAGCTCTGTTTTTCCTGAGTGGACATTTACCTCAGAGCCACAACAGCCCAGTTGCAAAGG CTTTGACACTCTAGGGTTCAGGCATGCCATGAGCATGGCCTTTACTATTGATGAAATCAACAAGAACTCCAATCTGCTACCTAATGTGACTCTGGGATACAGTCTATATGACAACTGTGGTGCACTTGTTGTTGGATTCAGTGGTGGATTATCACTGGCAAGTGGCCGAGAGGAGCAGTTTCTGCTTCAGCAGAACTGTGTAGGGAGCCCTCCAGTCCTGGGGATTGTGGGTGATTCCCCCTCTACGTTTTCTATTGCTACATCAAATGTGCTAGGTTTATACAAAATGCCAATT GTAAGTTATTTTTCCACATGTTCATGCCTGAGTGATCGGCAACGGTTTCCATCCTTCTTTAGAACAATTCCAAGTGATGCTTTCCAG GTGCGTGCTATGATTCAGATATTAAAGCACTTTGGTTGGACTTGGGTCGGCCTGCTGGTCAGTGATGACGACTATGGACTCCATGTTGCTCGATCCTTCCAATCTGACCTTGCTCAGTCTGGTGGAGGTTGTCTGGCCTACTTAGAGGTTTTACCCTGGGACAGTGACCCAAGTGAACTCAGGAGGATTGTACATTTGTTAAAGACATCCACGGCTCGTGTGGTAATGGTGTTTGCACATGAGTTCCACATGATTCATCTAATGGAAGAG GTGGTGAGGCAGAATGTGACTGGCCGGCAGTGGATTGCAAGTGAAGCTTGGACATCAGCTGCTGTGCTCCAAACAGCCCGTCTCATGCCATACCTGAGCGGCACACTGGGCATTGCCATCCGCCGAGGAGAAATACCAGGGCTCAGGGAATTCCTCTTACAAATGCATCCTGACCAAAATGACAATGGAAATAACATG GTGAGGCAGTTTTGGGAATACACATTTCAGTGTAGATTTGCACCACCTCCAGCAGGTTGGTTGGAAGCTGGAGGAGCACTGTGCACTGGAGAGGAAGATATTGAAAGTGTGGACAGTGAGTTTTTGGATCTCTCTAACCTCAGGCCTGAGTATAATATTTACAAAGCTGTGTATGCTCTGGCCTATGCGCTCAGTGACATGCTGCAGTGTGAGCCAGGGAGAGGGCCTTTTAGCGGGCACAGCTGTGCTACTTTGCAAACACTGGAGCCATGGCAG CTTGTACATTACTTgcaaaaggtcaacttcaccaCACCATTTGGTGATCAAGTGTCATTTGATGAGAATGGTGATGCCTTACCAATCTATGATATTGTCAACTGGCTGTGGCTCCCTGATGGAAGAACTAAAGTTCAGAATGTGGGTGTGGTCAAGAGATCTGACCACAAAGGTGAAGAACTCACAATTGATGAGGACAAAATCTTCTGGAATTTTGAATTGAACAAG CCACCCCAGTCAGTTTGCAGTGAGAGCTGTCCTCCAGGTACCCGCATGGCCAGAAAAAAGGGGGaacctgtgtgctgttttgactGCATCCCCTGTTCTGAGGGAAAGATCAGTAATAAAACTG ACTCTATGGAGTGCACCAGTTGTCCAGAGGACTTCTGGTCCAGCACCCAGCGTGACCACTGTGTTCCTAAGAAGACAGAGTTTCTCTCCTACCATGAGCCTCTGGGTATCTGCTTGACAGCTGCCTCATTGCTGggcacatttttctgtgttatcaCCCTGGGCATCTTTACCTATCACCGACGAACACCTATGGTACGCGCTAATAATTCAGAACTGAGTTTCCTGCTCTTGGTGTCACTTAAGCTATGCTTTCTCTGTTCACTGCTGTTTATCGGCCGCCCCAGACTGTGGACATGCCAGCTGAGACATGCAGCATTTGGGATCAGCTTTGTGCTTTCTGTCTCATGTATTTTGGTAAAAACCATGGTGGTTCTGGCTGTTTTTAAGGCCTCCAAGCCAGGAGGGGGAGCCAGTCTGAAGTGGTTTGGTACAATGCAACAGAGAGGGACAGTTATTGTTCTTACTTCTATTCAGGCAGCAATCTGCACTGCTTGGCTTGTCTCTTCCTCACCGGCCCCttataaaaacactcaataccACAATGATAAGATAGTTTACGAGTGTATAGTTGGGTCCACAGTTGGTTTTGCTGTGTTATTAGGTTACATTGGCCTACTAGCAACCCTTAGCTTCCTGTTAGCATTTCTGGCAAGGAATCTTCCAGACAACTTTAATGAGGCCAAACTCATCACTTTTAGTATGCTTATCTTCTGTGCTGTTTGGGTGGCCTTTGTGCCTGCTTATGTCAACTCTCCAGGCAAATATGCAGATGCGGTGGAGGTATTTGCTATCTTGGCCTCCAGTTTTGGCCTCTTGTTGGCACTATTTGGaccaaaatgttacataatcctGCTCAgaccagagagaaacacaaagaaagcaaTCATGGGCCGGGGCACCACCAAGTCATAA
- the LOC141019120 gene encoding extracellular calcium-sensing receptor-like gives MHKPGDLILGGLFEVHYSSVFPEWTFTSEPEQPRCKGFDTLGFRHAMTMAFTIDEINKNFNLLPNVTLGYSLYDNCGALVVGFSGGLSLASGREEQFLLQQNCVGSPPVLGIVGDSYSTFSIATSIVLGLYKMPIVSYFSTCSCLSDRQRFPSFFRTIPSDAFQVRAMIQILKHFGWTWVGLLVSDDDYGLHVARSFQSDLVQSGGGCLAYLEVLPWDSDPSELRRIVHLIRTSTARVIMVFAHEFHMMHLMDEVVRQNVTGRQWIASEALTTAAVLQTPRLMPYLGGTLGIAIRRGELPGFKEFLLQIRPDQIDSSNYGNSMVRQFWESTFQCKFAPPPAGWVEAGGALCTGGEDIESMETEFLDLSNLRPEYNIYKAVYALAYALDDMLQCEPGRGPFSKHSCATLQTLEPWQVLNYLQKVNFTTPFGDQVSFDENGDALPIYDIMNWLWLPDGRTKVQNVGEVKRSDSKGEELTIDEDKIFWNFESKKPPRSVCSESCPPGTRMARKKGEPVCCFDCIPCSEGKISNETDSMECTSCPEDFWSTTQRDHCAPKKTEYLSYHEPLGICLTTTSLLGTFICAVVLGIFTYHRSTPMVRANNSELSFLLLVSLKLCFLCSLLFIGHPRLWTCQLRHAAFGISFVLSVSCILVKTMVVLAVFKASKPGGGASLKWFGAMQQRGTVMVLTAIQAAICTTWLVSSSPAPHKNIQYHNDKIVYECVVGSTVGFAVLLGYIGLLATLSFLLAFLARNLPDNFNEAKLITFSMLIFCAVWVAFVPAYVNSPGKYADAVEVFAILASSFGLLVALFGPKCFIILLRPERNTKKAIMGRGTTKS, from the exons ATGCACAAGCCTGGTGATTTGATTCTAGGTGGTTTGTTTGAGGTCCACTACAGTTCTGTCTTCCCTGAGTGGACATTTACCTCAGAGCCAGAACAGCCCAGGTGCAAAGG CTTTGACACTCTAGGGTTCAGGCATGCCATGACCATGGCCTTTACTATTGATGAGATCAACAAAAACTTCAATCTGCTACCTAATGTGACTCTGGGATACAGTCTTTATGATAACTGTGGTGCACTTGTTGTTGGATTCAGTGGTGGATTATCACTGGCAAGTGGCCGCGAGGAGCAGTTTCTGCTTCAGCAGAACTGTGTAGGGAGCCCTCCTGTCCTGGGGATTGTGGGTGATTCCTACTCTACATTTTCGATTGCTACCTCCATTGTGCTAGGTTTATACAAAATGCCCATT GTGAGTTATTTCTCCACATGTTCCTGTCTGAGTGATCGACAACGGTTTCCATCCTTCTTTAGAACAATCCCAAGTGATGCTTTCCAG GTGCGTGCTATGATTCAGATTCTGAAACACTTTGGCTGGACCTGGGTCGGCCTGCTGGTCAGTGATGACGACTATGGACTTCATGTTGCTCGATCCTTCCAATCTGACCTGGTTCAGTCTGGTGGAGGTTGTCTGGCCTACTTAGAGGTTTTACCCTGGGACAGTGACCCAAGTGAACTCAGGAGGATTGTACATTTGATAAGAACATCGACAGCTCGTGTGATCATGGTGTTTGCACATGAGTTCCACATGATGCATCTAATGGACGAG GTGGTGAGGCAGAATGTGACAGGCCGGCAGTGGATAGCAAGTGAAGCCTTGACAACAGCGGCTGTGCTGCAGACCCCCCGCCTCATGCCGTACCTGGGCGGCACACTGGGCATCGCCATCCGCCGAGGAGAATTACCAGGATTCAAGGAATTCCTCTTACAGATACGTCCTGACCAAATTGATAGTAGCAACTATGGAAATAGTATG GTGAGGCAGTTTTGGGAATCCACATTTCAGTGTAAATTTGCACCACCTCCAGCAGGTTGGGTTGAAGCTGGTGGTGCTCTCTGCACTGGAGGGGAAGATATTGAAAGTATGGAGACTGAGTTTTTGGATCTTTCTAACCTCAGGCCTGAGTATAATATTTACAAAGCTGTGTATGCTCTGGCCTATGCCCTTGATGACATGCTGCAGTGTGAGCCAGGGAGAGGGCCTTTCAGCAAGCACAGCTGTGCCACTTTGCAAACACTGGAACCATGGCAG GTTTTAAATTACCTgcaaaaggtcaacttcaccaCACCATTTGGTGATCAAGTGTCATTTGATGAGAATGGTGATGCCTTACCAATCTACGATATCATGAACTGGCTGTGGCTCCCTGATGGAAGAACTAAAGTTCAGAATGTGGGTGAGGTTAAGAGGTCGGACTCCAAAGGTGAAGAACTCACAAttgatgaagacaaaatctTCTGGAATTTTGAATCAAAAAAG CCACCCCGctcagtgtgcagtgaaagcTGTCCTCCAGGTACCCGCATGGCCAGAAAGAAAGGGGaacctgtgtgctgttttgactGCATCCCTTGTTCTGAGGGAAAAATCAGTAATGAGACTG ACTCCATGGAGTGCACCAGTTGTCCAGAGGACTTCTGGTCCACTACCCAGCGTGACCACTGTGCTCCAAAGAAAACAGAGTATCTCTCCTACCATGAACCTCTGGGTATCTGTTTGACAACCACCTCGTTACTGGGGACATTTATCTGTGCTGTTGTCCTGGGCATCTTCACCTATCATCGCAGCACACCTATGGTACGCGCCAACAATTCAGAACTGAGTTTCCTGCTCTTGGTGTCTCTCAAGTTATGTTTCCTGTGCTCACTGCTGTTTATCGGCCACCCCAGGCTGTGGACATGCCAGTTAAGACATGCAGCATTTGGGATCAGCTTTGTGCTCTCAGTCTCATGCATTTTGGTTAAAACCATGGTGGTTCTGGCTGTGTTCAAGGCCTCCAAGCCAGGAGGGGGAGCCAGTCTGAAGTGGTTTGGTGCAATGCAGCAGAGAGGGACAGTTATGGTTCTTACTGCTATCCAGGCAGCAATCTGCACTACTTGGCTTGTCTCTTCCTCACCAGCTCCccataaaaacattcaatacCACAATGACAAGATAGTTTATGAGTGTGTAGTTGGGTCCACGGTTGGTTTTGCAGTGTTACTGGGTTACATTGGCTTACTAGCAACCCTTAGCTTCCTCTTAGCATTTCTGGCGAGGAATCTTCCAGACAACTTTAATGAGGCCAAACTCATCACATTCAGCATGCtgatcttctgtgctgtgtggGTGGCCTTTGTCCCTGCTTATGTCAACTCACCAGGCAAATATGCAGATGCGGTGGAAGTATTTGCCATCCTGGCCTCCAGTTTTGGCCTCTTGGTGGCACTGTTTGGACCCAAATGTTTCATTATCCTGCTGAGACCAGAGAGGAATACAAAGAAGGCAATCATGGGTCGAGGTACCACCAAGTCATAA